Proteins encoded together in one Helicobacter pylori window:
- a CDS encoding ABC transporter ATP-binding protein yields the protein MNATNNQVLIEVKDLHSAFGSTIIHRGVSFSVHKGEVMAILGGSGSGKSTLLRCMILLNRPTKGEVLLFGEDIWKLKEREQQKIFNRCGICFQFGALYSSLTVLENVGVMLEQYGAYSKKIVEEISKMWIERVGLPPRAYHLYPYELSGGMKKRVGIARAMATNPEILFLDEPTSGLDPYSAGKFDELIMTLKESLQLTVVMITHDLDSVHDCVDRFIMLKDGLLEFNGDLKDFIKKAQTQGLDEGNLFNSTRGEKFWKGM from the coding sequence ATGAACGCTACTAACAATCAAGTCTTAATTGAAGTGAAGGATCTCCATAGCGCTTTTGGGAGCACCATTATCCATAGGGGCGTGAGTTTTAGCGTGCATAAGGGCGAGGTGATGGCGATTTTAGGAGGGTCAGGGAGCGGTAAAAGCACGCTTTTAAGGTGCATGATTTTGCTCAATCGCCCTACAAAGGGGGAAGTGTTGCTTTTTGGGGAAGATATATGGAAACTCAAAGAAAGAGAGCAGCAAAAGATTTTTAACCGCTGTGGGATTTGCTTCCAGTTTGGGGCGCTCTATAGCTCTTTAACGGTTTTAGAAAATGTAGGCGTGATGCTAGAGCAATACGGCGCTTATTCTAAAAAAATTGTTGAAGAAATTTCTAAAATGTGGATTGAAAGAGTGGGTTTGCCCCCTAGGGCTTACCACCTTTACCCCTATGAATTGAGCGGGGGGATGAAAAAGCGCGTGGGTATAGCAAGGGCTATGGCGACTAATCCGGAGATCTTGTTTTTAGATGAGCCAACAAGCGGGCTGGATCCTTATAGCGCGGGCAAATTTGACGAACTCATCATGACGCTTAAAGAGAGCTTACAGCTTACGGTGGTGATGATCACGCATGATTTAGACTCCGTGCATGATTGCGTGGATCGATTCATCATGCTCAAAGACGGGCTATTAGAATTTAATGGGGATTTAAAGGATTTTATTAAAAAGGCTCAAACTCAAGGGCTAGATGAGGGCAATTTATTCAATTCAACACGAGGAGAGAAATTTTGGAAAGGCATGTGA
- a CDS encoding ABC transporter permease gives MKTEKQKFLEMRKDGANSVLILRGDWDFRTSVFRLDELKKNLLDHQGPLKMDFSGCQKIDFVFGMFLFDLIKERSLNIELCNVSENNACALKVVKDWLEKEDDLESKKAGKKYELMITKLGKSLVETYNTFLNAFNFCGMILFYFIKSVFNPKRFCITPLLYHINESGFKVLPVSILTVFIVGFAVALQGALQLQDLGAPLMSVEMTAKLALREIGPFILTLVVAGRSASSFTAQIGVMKITEELDAMKTMGFNPFEFLVLPRVLALVIVLPLLVFIADAFAILGGMFAIKYQLDLGFPSYIDRLHDTVGWNHFLVGIVKAPFWGFAIAMVGCMRGFEVKGDTESIGRLTTISVVNALFWIIFLDAIFSILFSKLNI, from the coding sequence ATGAAGACAGAGAAACAAAAATTTTTAGAGATGCGTAAAGATGGGGCTAACTCTGTGCTGATTTTAAGAGGGGATTGGGATTTTAGAACGAGCGTGTTTCGTTTAGATGAGTTGAAAAAAAATTTATTAGATCATCAAGGGCCTTTAAAAATGGATTTTTCAGGGTGCCAAAAAATAGATTTTGTTTTTGGCATGTTTTTATTTGATCTCATCAAGGAGCGTTCTTTAAACATTGAGTTGTGTAACGTGAGCGAGAATAACGCTTGCGCTTTGAAAGTGGTTAAAGACTGGCTTGAAAAAGAAGACGATTTGGAATCTAAAAAAGCGGGCAAAAAATACGAACTCATGATCACTAAATTGGGCAAGAGTCTTGTAGAGACTTACAACACCTTTTTAAACGCGTTCAATTTTTGCGGCATGATTTTATTTTACTTCATTAAAAGCGTTTTCAACCCCAAACGCTTTTGCATCACTCCTTTGCTCTATCACATCAATGAATCCGGGTTTAAGGTTTTGCCGGTGAGTATTTTAACGGTGTTTATCGTGGGGTTTGCCGTTGCTTTGCAAGGGGCTTTACAACTACAAGACTTGGGTGCGCCTTTGATGTCGGTGGAAATGACGGCCAAACTCGCTTTAAGAGAGATCGGCCCTTTCATTTTAACCCTTGTGGTGGCCGGGAGGAGCGCGAGCAGTTTTACCGCCCAAATTGGGGTGATGAAGATCACTGAAGAATTGGATGCGATGAAAACCATGGGCTTTAACCCTTTTGAATTTTTAGTGTTGCCTAGGGTGTTAGCCTTAGTGATTGTTTTGCCTTTATTGGTGTTTATCGCTGATGCGTTCGCCATTCTTGGGGGCATGTTTGCGATTAAATACCAATTGGATTTAGGCTTTCCAAGCTATATAGACAGACTGCATGACACAGTGGGTTGGAATCATTTTTTGGTAGGGATTGTCAAAGCCCCTTTTTGGGGGTTTGCGATTGCGATGGTGGGGTGCATGCGCGGGTTTGAAGTCAAGGGGGATACCGAGAGCATTGGGCGCTTGACCACCATTAGCGTTGTGAATGCGTTATTTTGGATCATTTTCTTAGACGCTATTTTTTCTATTCTCTTTTCTAAGTTGAACATATAA
- a CDS encoding MCE family protein, with translation MERHVNYTLIGGLFFLCLVCMVGFILWLGHLGLDDGKYYEYVVYTDKDLGGIATNSPINYKGIQVGNVIKVGFAKDKVGVVRLDLMIKSSVKIRKDSKVAVSSRGFMGLKFLALEQSHNEEFYGSGDKGERILIFKEGLMDRLSGDANQVVQEVMKAIRNVNRILDDENVEKFKHILASVDDLIANLDSRKTQFDSLINNANNLVSNVNNVALDVDKRVKQGQYDFKAMFTPLIMQAQLSLRNIDNFVEKGSALIDKFDANPYKTIFGERK, from the coding sequence TTGGAAAGGCATGTGAATTACACTTTAATCGGCGGGCTCTTCTTTTTATGCTTGGTTTGCATGGTGGGTTTTATTTTATGGCTAGGCCATTTGGGATTAGATGATGGGAAGTATTATGAATATGTGGTCTATACGGACAAAGACTTGGGAGGCATTGCGACCAACTCGCCCATAAATTACAAGGGGATTCAAGTGGGGAATGTCATTAAGGTGGGTTTTGCAAAGGATAAAGTGGGGGTGGTCCGTTTGGATTTGATGATCAAATCCAGCGTTAAGATCCGTAAAGACTCCAAAGTGGCGGTTTCTTCTAGAGGGTTTATGGGGTTAAAATTTTTAGCCTTAGAGCAAAGCCACAATGAAGAATTTTATGGTAGCGGCGATAAAGGGGAGCGGATTTTAATCTTTAAAGAAGGGCTTATGGATCGCTTGAGCGGTGATGCTAATCAAGTGGTGCAAGAAGTGATGAAAGCGATTAGGAATGTGAATAGGATTTTAGACGATGAAAACGTGGAAAAATTCAAGCACATTCTCGCCTCAGTAGATGATCTCATCGCTAACTTGGATTCAAGAAAGACTCAATTTGATTCTTTGATCAACAACGCTAACAACCTTGTTTCTAATGTCAATAATGTGGCTTTAGATGTGGATAAACGCGTCAAACAGGGGCAATACGACTTTAAAGCGATGTTCACTCCTTTAATCATGCAAGCGCAGTTGAGCTTAAGAAACATTGATAATTTTGTGGAAAAAGGCTCTGCTTTGATAGATAAATTTGACGCTAACCCCTATAAAACGATTTTTGGAGAAAGGAAATAA
- a CDS encoding META domain-containing protein yields the protein MFDKKLSSNDWHIQKVEMNHQVYDIETMLADSAFREHEEEQDSSLNTALPEDKTAIEAKEQEQKEKRKHWYELFKKKPKPKSSMGEFVFDQKENRIYGKGYCNRYFASYVWQGDRHIAIEDSGISRKVCRDEHLMAFELEFMENFKGNFAVTKGKDTLILDNQKMKIYLKTP from the coding sequence ATGTTTGATAAAAAGCTTTCTAGTAACGATTGGCATATCCAAAAAGTAGAAATGAACCATCAAGTGTATGACATTGAAACCATGCTCGCTGATAGCGCTTTTAGAGAGCATGAAGAAGAGCAAGATTCCTCTTTAAATACCGCTTTACCTGAAGATAAAACAGCGATTGAAGCCAAAGAGCAAGAGCAAAAAGAAAAAAGGAAACACTGGTATGAGCTTTTTAAAAAGAAGCCAAAGCCTAAAAGCTCTATGGGAGAGTTTGTGTTTGATCAAAAAGAAAATCGTATTTATGGGAAAGGCTATTGCAACCGGTATTTTGCCAGCTATGTATGGCAGGGCGATAGGCACATCGCAATTGAAGATAGCGGGATTTCAAGAAAAGTGTGTAGAGATGAGCATTTAATGGCGTTTGAATTGGAATTTATGGAGAATTTTAAGGGTAATTTTGCGGTAACTAAGGGCAAAGACACGCTCATTTTAGACAACCAAAAAATGAAAATTTATTTGAAAACGCCATGA